In Glycine soja cultivar W05 chromosome 10, ASM419377v2, whole genome shotgun sequence, the genomic stretch TACATTTCTTCAACTAAGAGTTGACGTTTCATCGCAATAACCTCCGTTGATATTTAATGCAAACCAACCTTTGTCATATAAATAACCGAAGTGAAACTCTAATTCCGATcagaaaaaacactaaaaacacATAAGCCAAATGCGATTGaatttattcattcattcaccTCTTGGAGCAGTGAACCGTCGAGGGTATTGAAGAGCCTAACGAGTGTGCCCTTGGAGCTGGCGGTGGCAAGCAACCTCCCATCGTGCGTGAGTGCAAAACACGCGATTCGGGAATCATGAGCCATGATGAACTTGGTCCTCTTGGAAGCGTAGTGCTCAACCCTAACCTGCCCCTTCTGCAACCCGGGGCACACCAACACCATCGTGGCGGAAACATGTGAAAGGTCGCAAAGGCCCTTAGGGTTTACAATCGTCTCAATTTGGTGCAGCACCTTGAGATCGGAGAAGTTGTAGACGAAGATCTTGTGGGCGAGGACGACGACGATTCGGTCGCGGCGGAGACGGACGCCTTTAACTTCGGAGCGGAAGGAGAGCTCGCCGATGCAGCGGGACTGGTGGTCGTCCCAGATCATGACCTTGTTGGGAGGATAGCGGGGttcggaggaggaggaggaggaggaggcgccGACGAAGGCGAGGATGTTGCAGCGGAAGAGCATGTGGACGAGGGCGACGCCACCGCCGCCGGAGCCGAAGTCGTGGCGGAAGATCTCGCGGAAGGGGTCGCAGTTATAGATGCGGAAGCCGCGGTCGGTGGCGGCGGCGAAGCAACCGGAGTCCTGGTTGAAGGAGAGGTGGAGGAGGGAGGGGGTGTGGGAATCGGTGGTTTGGGGTGGCTCATCGGAACCGAGGGTTTGAGACATTATTATTGGGAATGAATTGCTTGGTTTTGAAGGAAGGTTTTTGTGTTTGGAGGTTGAGTTGGGTTGGATTGGCTTTGGCTTCGTGCTTTGCAAGGGATGTGTTATATACAAGGATGAATGCAACTGAATTATTTGTTTTCCGCCCAGAATCACGGTCGTCAGTTAAGTGAACAACCTATGACCTCTCTCTTGTACTACTAATCCACCGTCTTATTCAAATCATTTTTCAAGGTTAAATATGAATCAAAATATGGAAGAAATAAGATAAAGTTAAAGATATGTGATTTAGTTGAAATAGTGAAGAAATAAGTATAATTACCGAAAACAATAATTAACTGCCATGTTGTTTCAGCCTTTGTCATCCATAATcaatgatttaatatttttgttagatGAAATCAAATATCCCTCAATTGTGACTCAATAACTAATCTCTTTATGTATTAAGATTTTTCTGAGGttgaattaatattattaatttatttttatctctaagGATTTGTTTGGTGATCAAGAtaggaaaaaataagataagataattattctatcttattataatttgttatcatgtttatcatatcttataactctaacaaaaatatgataatgAACATGATATGATAAGAGTTCTCTTTTGATAGAAGcagaatttatttaaaatgtaaatgtaCTCCGATATTGATAGTGTGCATTTAAGTTGACTTTAAAATCATGATGGAACATGATAAGGTGGGCCAAATTTTATAACAACCAAAATTTTGCATGTTTGGTTGTCTtagtaaaatcaattttaatgataaaaattatgaagataaaataaatgagtagctttatttttattcaaatcaatTATAGTTGAATTTTATCTAATTCACCATTACATTAATACATTCatgcatatatttattatttattggttTAAAAAATCATGACAATTGTGACGATCATGTTGGTGGTGACGATAAT encodes the following:
- the LOC114372366 gene encoding autophagy-related protein 18a-like; this translates as MSQTLGSDEPPQTTDSHTPSLLHLSFNQDSGCFAAATDRGFRIYNCDPFREIFRHDFGSGGGGVALVHMLFRCNILAFVGASSSSSSSEPRYPPNKVMIWDDHQSRCIGELSFRSEVKGVRLRRDRIVVVLAHKIFVYNFSDLKVLHQIETIVNPKGLCDLSHVSATMVLVCPGLQKGQVRVEHYASKRTKFIMAHDSRIACFALTHDGRLLATASSKGTLVRLFNTLDGSLLQEVRRGADRAEIYCLAFSPTAQWLAVSSDKGTVHVFNLKVDSGLLGHDRSHGTSEANPSSPTAVSSLSFFKGVLPKYFSSEWSVAQFRLQEGLQYVVAFGHQKNTVVILGMDGSFYRCQFDSAAGGEMTQLEYYNFLKAEETF